Proteins found in one Pseudomonas mosselii genomic segment:
- a CDS encoding ACT domain-containing protein has product MHGETSIEKLLQSMKPVLNDGEYVFATVTDASQLQDLNIVGSFREHEGWTVILERKVADAMQLPYTYVCAWITLTVHSSLEAVGLTAAFATALGKAGISCNVVAAYYHDHIFVGVDEAQSAMAVLRALSSSANQA; this is encoded by the coding sequence ATGCATGGCGAAACCTCGATTGAAAAACTCCTCCAGTCCATGAAACCCGTACTCAATGACGGTGAGTATGTCTTTGCCACGGTCACCGACGCCTCACAACTACAAGACTTGAACATTGTCGGCAGCTTCAGGGAGCACGAAGGCTGGACGGTCATCCTGGAGCGAAAGGTCGCGGACGCGATGCAACTGCCCTACACCTACGTGTGCGCCTGGATCACCCTGACCGTCCACTCCTCCCTCGAAGCCGTTGGCCTGACCGCCGCGTTCGCCACCGCGCTGGGCAAGGCCGGCATCAGTTGCAACGTGGTGGCGGCCTATTACCATGACCACATCTTTGTCGGTGTGGATGAGGCCCAGAGCGCCATGGCCGTATTGAGGGCACTTTCAAGCAGCGCCAACCAAGCCTGA